A single Acidaminococcus sp. DNA region contains:
- the queC gene encoding 7-cyano-7-deazaguanine synthase QueC: protein MSKKALVLSSGGVDSTTCLSVAIAEFGRENVSTVSIYYGQKHRKELECAKKVAEYYHVPHYELDLSAIFKYSNCSLLAHSTEKIVHESYAEQIAKNGEGKVATYVPFRNGLMLSAVASLAMSIYEKDDVSIYIGAHADDAAGNAYADCSKAFTDAMGQAIAIGTYHQCHIVAPFVGINKAGVVKKGLELGTPYELTWSCYEGGDKPCGTCGTCIDRAKAFAANGVPDPALEGK, encoded by the coding sequence ATGAGTAAGAAAGCACTCGTACTCTCGAGCGGCGGCGTTGATTCGACGACATGCCTGTCCGTTGCCATCGCCGAGTTTGGCCGCGAGAATGTATCGACCGTGTCGATTTACTATGGTCAGAAGCACCGCAAGGAGCTGGAATGCGCAAAGAAGGTAGCGGAGTACTACCATGTGCCGCACTATGAGCTCGATCTTTCCGCGATTTTTAAGTATTCGAACTGCTCGCTGCTCGCTCATTCGACGGAAAAAATCGTTCACGAAAGCTATGCTGAGCAGATTGCCAAAAACGGTGAAGGCAAGGTCGCAACCTATGTGCCTTTCCGCAATGGACTGATGCTTTCTGCCGTGGCGAGCCTTGCCATGAGCATTTACGAAAAGGATGATGTATCCATCTATATCGGGGCCCATGCCGACGACGCGGCAGGCAATGCCTACGCGGACTGCAGCAAGGCCTTTACCGACGCCATGGGGCAGGCCATTGCCATCGGGACATATCATCAGTGCCATATCGTGGCACCTTTTGTCGGTATCAATAAAGCAGGCGTCGTCAAAAAAGGGCTGGAACTCGGTACGCCTTATGAACTCACCTGGAGCTGCTACGAAGGCGGAGACAAACCCTGCGGCACCTGCGGAACCTGTATCGACCGGGCAAAGGCTTTTGCGGCTAACGGCGTGCCCGATCCGGCATTGGAGGGAAAGTAA
- the queD gene encoding 6-carboxytetrahydropterin synthase QueD — MYTVTKRLEVSGAHSLSLPYESKCTRLHGHNWVIEVTCKRETLDENGMVVDFTKIKDVVKQLDHTFINDVVHVNPTAENIAKWIHDQIPYCTKVSVQESEGNTATYED; from the coding sequence ATGTATACCGTAACAAAACGACTGGAAGTGAGCGGAGCCCACAGCCTCAGCCTTCCCTATGAAAGCAAGTGCACACGTCTGCATGGCCACAACTGGGTCATCGAGGTGACATGCAAACGGGAGACGCTGGACGAGAATGGTATGGTCGTGGACTTTACGAAGATTAAGGACGTTGTGAAGCAGCTCGACCACACCTTTATCAACGACGTTGTCCACGTAAACCCTACGGCGGAAAATATTGCTAAGTGGATCCACGACCAGATTCCGTACTGCACAAAGGTGTCTGTCCAGGAATCGGAAGGGAATACGGCGACTTATGAAGACTGA
- a CDS encoding alpha/beta hydrolase, producing MPFIKTNDNVNIYYEIHGEGKPLFMLPGWTCSTKFWKHNVGELSKHFKVVLMDMRGHGESEKVLYSHRISRYAMDVKNLLDALNLEHVTVLGWSMGASILWSYIELFGHHRIDSLICVDQSPAQYVKPDWPWGQKACFDVETFMETCFAAKSDPRGAAEGLMGACLKHDDSPEDHKMLVDEICKCPPYVRIEIMRDHTNLDWRDFIPHIDLPTLVCVAKESRVFDYHGSAWVGEHIPGAKIEYFEDCSHMLFWEKPEQFNKAVTEFIEGLK from the coding sequence ATGCCATTTATCAAAACAAACGACAACGTCAACATCTACTATGAAATCCATGGAGAAGGAAAGCCGCTTTTCATGCTGCCGGGTTGGACTTGCTCGACTAAATTCTGGAAGCATAATGTAGGCGAACTGTCCAAGCATTTCAAGGTCGTACTGATGGATATGCGCGGCCACGGTGAATCGGAAAAAGTCCTGTACAGTCACCGTATCTCTCGTTATGCCATGGACGTGAAAAACCTGTTGGATGCACTGAATCTGGAACACGTGACTGTACTGGGCTGGTCCATGGGTGCGTCCATCCTCTGGAGCTATATTGAACTTTTCGGGCATCACCGCATTGATAGCCTCATCTGTGTAGATCAATCGCCGGCACAATATGTAAAACCTGATTGGCCGTGGGGACAAAAAGCCTGCTTTGACGTTGAAACTTTTATGGAAACTTGTTTCGCTGCCAAATCCGATCCGCGGGGTGCTGCCGAGGGACTCATGGGCGCTTGCCTGAAACATGATGATTCACCGGAAGATCATAAGATGCTTGTTGATGAAATCTGCAAATGCCCGCCCTATGTACGCATTGAAATCATGCGTGACCATACGAACCTTGATTGGCGCGACTTCATTCCTCATATCGACCTGCCGACATTGGTGTGCGTAGCCAAGGAAAGCCGCGTTTTTGACTACCACGGCAGTGCCTGGGTAGGCGAACACATTCCCGGTGCTAAAATTGAGTATTTTGAAGACTGCAGCCACATGCTCTTCTGGGAGAAACCGGAACAGTTCAATAAGGCTGTAACGGAGTTTATTGAAGGACTGAAATAA
- the queF gene encoding preQ(1) synthase translates to MRTKEELAGVTQLGSGHTVYKSTYDPTVLECFPNKHEEAPYMVKLNCPEFTSLCPKTGQPDFGRIVISYIPNHKLVESKSLKLYLFSFRNNGDFHEDCVNIIKNDLVKLLDPLYLEVRGYFNPRGGISILPFAVYYKDAYKDMAQRRMEAFVNE, encoded by the coding sequence ATGAGAACAAAAGAAGAACTAGCCGGTGTCACGCAATTAGGCAGCGGCCACACTGTTTATAAAAGCACATACGACCCCACGGTTCTCGAATGCTTCCCCAATAAGCATGAAGAGGCACCGTACATGGTCAAGCTGAACTGCCCGGAATTCACGAGTCTGTGCCCGAAGACGGGGCAGCCGGATTTCGGACGCATTGTCATCAGCTATATTCCGAATCATAAACTGGTGGAGAGCAAGTCCCTGAAGCTGTACCTGTTCTCTTTCCGCAACAACGGCGATTTTCACGAAGACTGCGTTAACATCATTAAAAATGATCTGGTCAAGCTCCTTGATCCGCTGTACCTTGAAGTGAGAGGATACTTCAATCCCCGCGGCGGCATCAGCATTCTGCCGTTTGCCGTCTATTACAAGGACGCCTACAAGGACATGGCCCAGCGCAGAATGGAGGCTTTTGTCAATGAGTAA
- a CDS encoding LysR family transcriptional regulator, with product MNLTQLRYFQTVCACGNLTQAAEALHVSQPSLSSAIRALEKEFGVGLFVRQYRGMELTAEGERLLKMSRALTENADKLVSIMQDLGAKRHSIRLGVPPILGGWLLPSLYANFLSDHPELRLEVTENRRAVVEQELEHELLDLAFVIHTQPVPNGFESVPVTILESGAIVSRTHPLAEREAVQAKDLRNEKLVMMPELFFQSELLQERFVRAGQKPHILCRTSQLYTMLQLVRKQQAVGFLYKELVSHDANLRFLPFQEPMKISLSLIWRRQQYRSEGMRELIRFYRELSRQSE from the coding sequence ATGAATCTGACACAGCTGCGTTATTTTCAGACCGTTTGTGCCTGCGGCAACTTGACCCAGGCCGCAGAAGCTCTCCACGTTTCTCAGCCGTCACTTTCGAGTGCAATCCGGGCGCTGGAAAAGGAATTCGGCGTAGGGCTTTTTGTCCGCCAGTATCGGGGCATGGAACTCACGGCGGAGGGCGAAAGACTCCTGAAAATGTCCCGTGCTCTCACTGAAAATGCGGATAAGCTCGTAAGCATCATGCAGGATCTCGGCGCTAAACGGCATTCTATTCGGCTGGGCGTGCCACCGATTCTGGGAGGATGGCTTTTACCCAGTCTTTACGCAAATTTTTTAAGTGATCATCCGGAGCTGCGCCTTGAAGTCACAGAAAACCGGAGGGCGGTCGTCGAACAGGAATTGGAACACGAGCTTCTGGATCTGGCCTTTGTCATTCATACTCAGCCCGTGCCGAACGGTTTTGAGTCGGTGCCCGTAACTATCCTGGAATCCGGCGCGATTGTCAGCCGGACCCATCCGCTGGCAGAACGGGAGGCCGTGCAGGCTAAAGACCTGAGAAATGAAAAGCTGGTCATGATGCCGGAACTTTTCTTTCAGTCGGAACTTTTGCAGGAGCGTTTTGTCAGGGCGGGGCAGAAGCCCCACATCCTGTGCCGTACATCCCAGCTCTATACAATGCTCCAGCTTGTCAGGAAACAGCAGGCTGTGGGGTTCCTTTACAAGGAACTGGTTTCGCATGACGCGAATCTCCGGTTCCTGCCTTTTCAGGAACCGATGAAAATCAGCCTGAGCCTTATCTGGAGGAGGCAGCAGTATAGGTCGGAGGGGATGAGGGAGTTGATTCGGTTTTATAGGGAACTGAGCAGGCAGAGTGAGTAA
- a CDS encoding IS110 family transposase has translation MIYVGIDVSKDKHDCCILDPEHKSRYKQFTITNDWEGFDFLLKQICSYKQPAENIKVGLEATGPYSENITRFLLNNGLPTYVFNPMMTDQYKKSHSLRKTKTDRIDAHFIACMFMSDLDLKPYVPKEYHNERLMSLTRSRFRMVQARTKIKQDVDRLVVLNFPELGKYMNLNSATAHAIFMEYPTPEELANANLKHLKNIIHKASRGSLNEDLAEQIRDEAKKSIGKHNNLGNEHELRANIRILEDYDEEIRKIEAEEKELLSEHPEPLLTIPGIGAVTGAAILAEVGDFSKFSSPDKVLAYAGLAPSRNQSGRRSGIGRSAHMEKRGSRYLRFALFNAAIFVCRYEPAYREYLAKKLNEGKHYYIAISHAAKKLVRLIYALQTTGNTYKTSAQLMLQKQINTSSDSQDIVLDI, from the coding sequence ATGATCTACGTTGGAATTGATGTGTCCAAAGACAAACATGACTGCTGCATTCTTGACCCAGAGCATAAGTCCAGGTACAAGCAATTTACTATTACCAATGATTGGGAAGGCTTTGACTTTCTGCTGAAGCAGATATGCTCTTACAAACAACCGGCAGAAAACATAAAAGTAGGGCTTGAAGCCACCGGACCTTACAGCGAGAATATCACCAGATTCCTGCTGAATAACGGGCTACCAACTTATGTCTTCAATCCCATGATGACAGATCAATACAAAAAGAGTCATAGCCTTCGCAAAACTAAAACCGATCGCATTGATGCTCATTTCATAGCCTGTATGTTCATGTCCGATTTGGATCTCAAACCCTACGTTCCTAAAGAATACCACAATGAACGTCTCATGTCACTTACCAGATCTCGGTTCAGAATGGTTCAGGCAAGAACAAAGATTAAACAAGACGTGGATCGGCTTGTGGTTCTCAACTTCCCTGAACTAGGAAAATATATGAACCTGAATTCTGCTACTGCTCACGCTATATTCATGGAATATCCTACTCCCGAGGAGCTGGCAAACGCCAACTTGAAACACTTGAAAAACATTATTCACAAGGCATCCAGAGGCAGCTTAAATGAGGATTTGGCTGAACAAATTCGTGACGAGGCAAAAAAATCTATCGGTAAACACAACAATCTGGGCAATGAACATGAATTGCGGGCGAACATCCGGATTCTTGAGGACTATGATGAAGAAATTCGCAAAATCGAGGCTGAGGAAAAGGAGCTGCTGAGCGAGCATCCGGAACCTTTACTTACAATTCCTGGGATTGGTGCCGTCACAGGAGCCGCAATTTTAGCGGAAGTCGGGGATTTTTCCAAGTTCTCTTCTCCTGACAAAGTTCTAGCTTATGCCGGGCTTGCACCGTCCAGGAACCAATCAGGACGCCGAAGTGGGATAGGTCGAAGCGCCCACATGGAGAAAAGAGGGTCACGTTATCTACGATTTGCGCTCTTTAACGCAGCGATATTCGTCTGCCGGTACGAACCAGCCTACAGGGAATATTTAGCTAAGAAACTAAACGAAGGCAAGCATTACTACATAGCAATCTCTCATGCAGCCAAAAAGTTGGTACGGTTAATTTATGCACTTCAGACAACAGGAAATACATACAAAACATCTGCTCAATTAATGCTTCAAAAGCAGATAAATACTAGCTCCGATTCACAGGACATTGTACTTGACATATGA
- a CDS encoding potassium/proton antiporter produces the protein MTLSILLTGSVILLSLIIRKVLKKTPLPSLLIFILLGMLFGENGLFHIPFDNYVLVDQICSSALVIIMFYGGFGTSLKAARPVLKASALLSTAGVALSALFLALLAHKVLGFSYLECLLIGSVISSTDAASVFSILRTSHLSLKYHTDSLLEVESGSNDPMAFMLTSVTVSLLLGSPVSVPILMAEQIIIGSVIGLLSGYLAIKILHRNLLSGSEARTLFLLSVMLLSYAVPLALGGNGYLSTYLCGIYIGNAPMIQKRHLVHFFDVMTQVAQVMIFFLLGLVVTPVTLPSVVVPALILTLLLTFIVRPAVVALLLLPFRAPLSQILLTSWAGLRGAASIVFAITAILSGINLSFNLFNLIFCMVLLSISIQGTLLPAVAKRLSMIDATSDVGKTFTGYAEDTNVTFGKVHINDSCGWAGKTLLELNLPTDLIVAMILRRGGMVIPTGATKLEPGDTLILGTHDFQGGSWTLEEEIATEGTYPLNTPLAELSLGKNQRILLIRRGPLALIPSGTSVLKEGDILVHLKENEEHSGENA, from the coding sequence ATGACGCTTTCTATCCTCCTTACGGGATCGGTGATTCTTCTTTCTCTTATAATCCGTAAAGTTCTCAAGAAGACGCCGCTTCCTTCCCTCCTTATTTTTATTCTTCTCGGGATGCTCTTTGGCGAAAATGGCCTTTTCCACATCCCCTTCGATAACTACGTGCTGGTAGACCAGATCTGCAGCAGCGCCCTTGTCATCATCATGTTTTACGGTGGTTTCGGGACAAGCCTCAAAGCGGCCCGTCCCGTTCTCAAAGCATCGGCCCTTCTCTCAACGGCCGGGGTTGCCCTGTCAGCCCTCTTTCTCGCTTTACTGGCACACAAAGTCCTGGGATTTTCCTATCTGGAATGTCTCCTGATTGGTTCCGTCATCTCATCGACGGACGCAGCCTCGGTCTTTTCCATCCTGCGGACAAGCCATCTCTCCCTGAAATACCACACGGACTCCCTCCTCGAAGTAGAATCCGGTTCAAACGACCCGATGGCCTTCATGCTGACATCGGTGACCGTTTCCCTTCTTTTAGGGTCACCCGTTTCTGTGCCGATTCTTATGGCGGAGCAGATTATTATCGGCAGCGTCATCGGACTCTTGAGCGGTTACCTTGCCATCAAGATTCTTCACAGGAATCTTCTGTCCGGCAGTGAAGCGCGGACACTTTTTCTTCTGTCCGTGATGCTCCTGTCCTATGCTGTGCCGCTCGCTTTGGGCGGCAACGGGTACCTTTCGACGTACCTCTGCGGCATCTACATCGGGAACGCACCCATGATCCAGAAACGTCACCTGGTTCATTTCTTTGACGTTATGACCCAGGTAGCTCAGGTCATGATTTTCTTCCTGCTCGGTCTCGTCGTGACACCCGTAACGCTCCCGAGTGTCGTAGTCCCGGCACTCATCCTGACACTTCTTTTGACGTTTATCGTACGGCCGGCCGTTGTTGCACTGCTGCTCCTGCCTTTCCGGGCACCACTTTCGCAGATTCTTCTCACAAGCTGGGCCGGACTTCGCGGAGCCGCGTCCATCGTGTTTGCTATTACGGCTATTCTGTCCGGTATCAACCTTTCCTTTAACCTCTTTAACCTGATTTTCTGCATGGTGCTCCTGTCCATCTCGATTCAGGGAACGCTCCTTCCCGCCGTGGCAAAACGCCTTTCCATGATTGATGCCACATCCGACGTTGGAAAGACCTTTACGGGCTATGCAGAGGATACAAACGTCACCTTCGGAAAAGTCCATATAAATGACAGCTGCGGCTGGGCGGGCAAGACCCTGCTCGAACTCAATTTACCGACCGACCTCATTGTCGCCATGATCCTGCGGCGCGGCGGCATGGTCATCCCTACAGGCGCCACAAAACTCGAACCCGGCGACACCTTGATTCTCGGTACTCATGATTTTCAGGGCGGCAGCTGGACCTTGGAAGAAGAAATCGCGACAGAGGGAACCTATCCCCTCAATACGCCCCTTGCTGAACTTTCTCTCGGCAAAAACCAGCGCATTCTCCTTATCCGCCGCGGTCCCCTTGCCCTCATTCCTTCAGGTACCAGCGTCCTTAAAGAAGGAGATATCCTCGTGCACTTGAAGGAGAATGAAGAGCATTCCGGGGAAAATGCGTAA
- the queE gene encoding putative 7-carboxy-7-deazaguanine synthase QueE: MKTETFPVVELFDSIDGEGKRTGYMAIFVRFAGCNLRCSYCDTAYAWTAADAKEHLTEEELLTRIHAYPWKRITLTGGEPMLQPIEHLCRVLGGEGYDVNIETNGAVPLFDERPQGLFYTMDIKSPSSGERNKMRMENLEKLNGDDVVKFVVGNEADLLDMEKILKSYDIPAQIYVSPVFGKIAPASLVEFVRAHKLGSVCVQVQLHKVIWEPDRRGV, translated from the coding sequence ATGAAGACTGAAACGTTTCCTGTAGTCGAACTCTTTGATTCCATCGATGGGGAAGGGAAGCGCACGGGCTACATGGCCATCTTCGTGCGTTTTGCCGGCTGCAATCTGCGCTGTTCTTACTGCGATACGGCTTATGCCTGGACCGCGGCGGATGCGAAAGAGCACCTGACGGAAGAAGAACTCCTCACGCGTATTCACGCTTATCCCTGGAAGCGCATTACGCTGACAGGCGGCGAGCCCATGCTGCAGCCCATCGAGCATTTGTGCCGCGTCCTTGGAGGCGAAGGCTACGACGTCAATATTGAAACGAACGGGGCCGTGCCGCTCTTTGACGAGCGCCCGCAGGGCCTTTTTTATACCATGGACATCAAGTCCCCTTCTTCCGGGGAACGGAACAAAATGCGCATGGAAAATCTGGAGAAACTGAACGGGGACGATGTCGTGAAGTTCGTCGTCGGTAATGAAGCCGACCTTCTCGACATGGAAAAAATCCTCAAAAGTTACGATATTCCCGCGCAGATTTATGTGTCGCCCGTATTCGGAAAAATTGCACCGGCAAGTCTGGTGGAGTTTGTGAGAGCACACAAGCTCGGCAGCGTCTGCGTGCAGGTACAGCTCCACAAGGTTATTTGGGAGCCGGACCGGAGGGGTGTATAA
- a CDS encoding DUF1275 domain-containing protein, with protein sequence MMTMCTTTETLHSARKYVSIGLRSDSWPLLFLMTSVGGFSASYSFLSRGGVFAFAQTGNIIYSGQVMASGHFMQVLTFLCPVLSYMFGLFFSQQLESRCQGKVSFQKAILLLESLLMTVTALLPASYASIRLSLCLLGLASGLQMETFHRVNSCEYTSIMVMGNMKRTVEAFGAYLTDHRSASLTKALMYVVINAIFCLGSGWGFVVTRALGDNGILLPALLLASAALILRD encoded by the coding sequence ATGATGACAATGTGCACGACAACCGAGACGCTTCATAGCGCAAGAAAGTACGTATCGATCGGCCTGCGTTCTGATTCCTGGCCCCTGCTGTTTCTTATGACCTCCGTCGGCGGTTTTTCCGCTTCCTACAGTTTTCTGTCCCGCGGCGGCGTATTCGCCTTCGCTCAGACCGGTAACATCATCTACTCGGGACAAGTGATGGCAAGCGGTCACTTCATGCAGGTACTGACTTTCCTCTGCCCCGTCCTTTCCTACATGTTCGGGCTCTTTTTCTCCCAACAGCTGGAAAGCCGCTGCCAGGGTAAAGTCTCCTTCCAAAAGGCCATCCTTCTCCTTGAAAGCCTGCTAATGACCGTGACGGCGCTGCTTCCCGCATCCTACGCGAGTATCCGCCTTTCCCTCTGCCTGTTGGGTCTGGCATCAGGCCTTCAGATGGAAACCTTTCACCGGGTAAACTCCTGTGAATATACAAGCATCATGGTTATGGGCAATATGAAGCGCACTGTGGAAGCTTTTGGCGCTTATCTGACAGATCACCGCTCCGCTTCTCTTACAAAAGCCCTGATGTACGTTGTCATCAACGCCATCTTCTGTCTGGGCTCCGGCTGGGGCTTTGTCGTCACACGGGCACTGGGAGATAATGGTATCCTGCTTCCCGCCCTGCTGCTGGCATCAGCCGCCCTGATCCTGAGGGACTAA